A region of the Microcystis aeruginosa FD4 genome:
ACTGACCATCAACCCCATCTACTAAACCATCTTGGTTGACATCCCCAGCGACAAAGACTTGCAGGGAATAGTTACCCGTATTCCCTTGAATTTCTAGTAAATTTAGGCTTTCTTGGTCAACTGCAAATAAACTAAAGGCACTATTGCTGTTTAATTGGCTAGATAGCGGCGTTAAGCCTTGAATTAGAGGTAAATTAGGGTCAATGTTATTACCTTTCACCTCAACTCCTAATAAGACAATTCCCGTCGCGGTAGAATTGACTTCCGATTGACGCACACTGAAACTGTAACGCTGAATTTCCCCTGTCTTAAACTGTCCTTGAGTTACAGTTGGGTTAAATTGGAAAGCACTCCCTAAATTGCCAGTTAAAGTTATAACTTGCGGTTGTGGGGTATTGTAGCTAATAGTAGCACCTGGTTGATTAGCCGCAGCCACTAGGGTTAAACGATTATCCTCAGAGTAACTGTAATAATTAGATTGGGCTAGGGCTAAATTACGGACATTAACCAGATTACCTTGAGCATCGTACTTATAAGTAATAATTCTGCCGTCTGGTGCGCTAATTTGGCTTAAACGTCCCTCAGCATCCTCGATAAAGCCAACCGACTCCCCACTCGGACTGATGATTCCACTGTCACTGTAGGTCAATTTAACCCCATTGGGGGTGATTTGTGCTTGTACCTTCCCTATTGCATCTAAATGATAAATCGTTCCATCTGGTGCGGTTAGGGTAAAGCTTGGGCTTGGGTGCAAGGCTTGCGCTCTTACGGTGGTAGGATTATAGGGTTGTCCTGTTTTCAGTTCATAGAGACGTTCTCCCGCGAGGGATAATAAGGCATTTTGGGATTGTAAGGTGTAGTTAACTCCAGTATCAGCAACCCAAGCAGGAGTGTAATAGACTAACCCCGGAATTTCCTGGCGTTGAGGTTGGAAAGTAAAGCCGACTCGTTCTCCATTCGGTAAGGTTAAATAGAGTCTTGTTCCGACTCGGAAAGGATTATAAACCCCTAAGTTTTCTCGTCCACTGGAGGGGACATTAGTTTGAATTTGAGTATCTGTATTCGTTAATCGCCAACCCTGACCAAAGGTTGCTGATTGACTACTATTTAAGGAATCATAGGCGCGAATTAAGTCTAAATTGACTCCATCTAAGGTGACAGTTAAATCTGTTTCACTACGTTGGTACTGACTGGATTTTTGGGAAGTGTTAATCTCAATGATTGCTGTGGTTAAACTGGTGCGACCACTGATATCTGTTGCATTTAATTTGAGTTGATAGAAACCATTGCTGAGGGTAGTCGGCTCTAATTGGGTTAACGGTGCAGTGGCGATCGCTTGATTTCCATCTGCTAGTTTAACATAGTGGTTACTTCCCAAGGTGGCTAATTCTAGTGACCATTCATCTAGGTTTAGATCCGCTACTGTCCCAACAATGGAGGTGACATTAGTGATTTTTTCTCCTTCTAAATTATTCAAGAAAGCAACTACAGGGGGAAGATTATCCTGGGGATTACGAACTTTAATAATACTGGTTGTTTGTCCTGCAAATCCATCCACATCTGTAGCTTTGGCTGTGACTAAATACTGTCCAGGAGTATTGGGGGTAAACTCACCCCGTCCCTGACTATCTAGGGTTAAAGGTTGTCCATTGACGCTTAAATTAATCGTGGCAATATCCGCCAGACTGGTAGCGATTGCATGAATTAAGACTTTTTGTTCTGGAATAGCAGGGAAACTGGGAGTTAATTCAATAGTAACAGGTAAGGGTTCGGGAGCGATCGCCCCATGAATTAAGACTCGTTCTGTGACACTACTTTCCCCATCGGATACCCCAAAGGTAAGGGGATAATCTCCCACTTGTCCGGGGTTGGGTAGCCAACGAAATTCTCCTGTTTTGGGGTTAAAAGTTGCTCCTTCGGGAAGGTCTGTGACACTGTACGTTAGGGTTGTATTTAAGTCAGGATCACTACCAATTAAGTTGAATTTCAGTTCTTTTCCTAAAACAGCATTGTGATTCGATACTTTCAAGCTGGGTGAACGATTGACATTATCGACTTTAAGAGTAACATCGATGGTATCGCTTGCTCCTTGGGGATCGAAAACGGCAAATCTGACTTTATATTCTCCCGCTTGTTCGTAACCAGGAGTCCAACGGAATTGTTGAGTTCTAGTATCGAAGAATGCACCATCAGGAAGTTTGGTTACCGCGGAATAACTCAGAGAATCGCCATCTGCATCATTCCCAGAGAGGAAAAATTGAATCGCCGATTTTTCCCTTCCAGCTTGGATGGGAACGGGGATTAAAACGGGTTTTTGATTAACATTATTTGCCTGAATTGTCAAGAGTTGAGTGCTAGATTTATTGCCATCGGTCGCAGTAATTGCAATATCTTTGTAAGTTCCTGCATCAGCATATTTAGGAGTCCAGGTTAAGCTACCTGTGACAGGATCTAGGATTGCTCCTTGGGGTAAATTGGTCGCAGTATAAGTCAGGGAATCTCCCTCTGAATCGGTGGCGCTGACGGTTAATTGTCAGGTTTTTCCTTCATCTATAGTTTGGCTAGTAATCGGCGCTAAAACAGGATTTTGATTACTGTTTCTGACAACTAAATTAAAGGCTTTCTGGTCACTTAAAATCTTATTACTATCGCCGTTACCACTATCAGTAACTTTAATAGTAATCGGATATGAACCTAAACTAGATGCCGTTGGAGTCCAGCTAAATTCCGCTTTTCCATAAATATTACTAGAAGTTAAAGTTGCGCCAGTGGGTAATCCGATTGCGCTAAAGCTGAGACTATCTTGATTCTTGTCGTTAGCTTCGATTTCAAATTGTAAAGGAGTCCCAACGACGGCAACTTTATCACTAATCCTGCTTAATCTTGGTGAGTCATTTTGGGCTGCAACACTGACAATAAAAGTATATTCTTGAGATTGAACTGCACTCTTACCCCCATCCCCATCATCACTGACTTTTAGGGTAATCGTATAATCCCCACTGTCATCAGCTATACTAGGCGCGAATCTTAACAAACCTGTGCCATCTTTATTATCGGTGAAAGTAGCAAAGCTGGGAATACCAAATCCTGGTAAACCTTGAGCAGTAATTACGATAGGATTACCATCAGGATCAGTTACTTGAATAGGAATCTCCAAAACCTCACCCTGTTGCAGAGTTTTATTACCAATAGGAGTGATTTCTGGAATGCGATTGGTATTTTCTACCCGAATCGGAATATTAATACTAGCCGAGGCTTTATTTCCTGTTCCGTTACCGTCATCTGTTGCGGTTACAGTAATCGTATAATTGCCAACCGAGGTAAAATTGGGAGTCCATTTTAAAGTGGCTGTATCTGTATCAAAAGTTCCCCCATTGGGAAGGGTAGAAACCGTATAAGTAACTGAGGCTTCACTTCCTTCTAAGGGGGTTAAACTACCATCCGGTAAGCGGAAGGGTAAGGCAAAACTGGGGTTATCTGGGTCAAAAGCAAAGGCTTGAATATACAGTAATTGTCCTTCTTTAATTTGCCAAGTTCCCATTTCGTCAAAAACCGGAACAGCATTGGCATTAAATACGGTAATCTTGACATTTTGTTTTGTTGTCTTTTCCCCATCGCTGACGCTGAAAGGAATCTCAAATTCTCCTGCTTGGAAATAAGCCGGAGTCCATTCAAATAATCCTGTCTTGGGATCTAATTTTGCTCCTCCAGGTAAGAGATTACTGGAATATTTTAACTCTGCTTTTTCGGGATCATTGGCCGTCAGTTGCAGACGAACTTTATCCCCTTCTCTAACTATTCTGTCGCTGGGACGAATTAAAGTGGGTGCTTGGTTAATCGGTGCAATGCGAATTTGAGTACTTTGGCTGACTGTTTCTAACCCATCACTGACGAAGAAAGTCACATTCTCATAAATTCCTGCTGCTTCATAATCAGGAGTCCAAGTTAATAAACCCTTAGTCCCATCAAAAACGGCTCCACCAGGTAAATTATCAGCCCAGAAAATGAGAGGATTGTTGTCTTCATCAATCGCTGCAATTCCAATCTGTAAGCTTTCCCCTTCTTGACCTTCAATTTGAGTCGGCAAAGGCTGTAAAATCGGTTTATGGTTGCCTCCTTCTACCTTAATCTTAAAGGATTGTGTGCCATAGCCACCGCGAGAATCATACACCCGCAGGGTGACAGGAGTTTCCACCGCACTTGTAGCAGTGGGAGTCCAATTAATCACCCCGGTTGTAGCATTTAGGGTCATTCCCTGCGGTCCATCATATAATAAGTAAGCGAGGGCGACTCCATCGGGATCTTGGGCTTTTACTTGGTAACTATAGGGTTGACCAGCAGTCCCATTGATCACCGGACTAGAAGTAAAATTAGGGGCTAGATTGGGATAAGGTAAGGCATAAAGTCCAGGGGTGAAATCAACCCGTAAGTTGTCAGGATTTTTGACAGTAATTACTTTTCCCGTAATCGATTGTCCAGGTTTTAAACGGCCATTGGGTAAACTATCACTGAGATGGATTAAATACGCTCCCTCTTCATTTTTTCCAGTTGCGCCTAAAGGTTGTCCAGTAAATTGACGGGAGGGATCTAAAAGGAGAACTAGAGGTAAAAGTAAATCCGAGTCTCCCTTACTGGTAATAGTAACGTCGTAGGAAACTGTTTGATTAGCGCGATCAGAACGGGGCGTATTAAACTGGAAGTTAACAAAGGGTAAAAAGTCAGAAATTGCGGTAAATTTACTGATATAATCTTCTGGCATTGCTAAACCAGCCTTACTTCTCAGACTATTTTCTACCCGTAATTCGTATTGATCAGGAATTAATGTCTCAAAATTCAACAATGCTGACCTTGTAGCAGGATCGTAAATAACACTAAGTGGCGTTAAATTCCCCACCGTTTGACCCGCTAATTGATAATTAGCCGGATTGAGAATTGATGCTGCATCCGTCGCTGTTCCCACCAACATATCTTGGTCAAAGACAACGGTTATGGTATTTTCTGGTAGCGTTAGATTAGCATTGGGCGCAGGATTGGTATAAGCAACCCTCGGCGCAACTAAAGGACTAATCACATCAATTTGATGGGATTGACTCAATAATATTCTGCCATCTGCGGTTGTCTTGATAATATCTCCCCGACTTCCCCCTTTGGCTAGAGAAACCTGACGCAAAGTAGCCACATCTACCATGATTAACTGACTATCCGTATTCGGTTTCACCCCACTGTTGTTAGAAATAAACAGCAATCCTTCTAACTTTGTTCCCGCCTTACCAAAGGATAGAGAATCCACTGGATTGTTAAACTCTAACATTTTTTGCGCTTTACCCCGCTTATCAAAGCGGATAATATCCCCTCTGTTTGGCCAGGTTGCTCCCCATAAGTTACCCTGATTATCGAAGGCTAAATTTCCTACCCGAATGTCACTAAAATGGCTGAAGGATTCTTTAGTCGGATCGAAGATTTCTACTCCATTAGCCGCAGAAACATAAATTGTTCCCGTTGCTGCATCAATTGCCAAAGTTTGGGTAATACTTTCGCCATAATTCTTGACAATTGCGCCTGTTTCTGCATTTAGTTTCAATAAACCATTACCACCTGTGGTCGCCCAGAGATTTCCTTGTGGATCGAAAGCCAGATCAAAAATCGGATAGGGTAATACCTGTAGGGGCGCAAGGCTTGCGCCCAAATTTCCTCCTGCATTTCCGGCTAAACCTTCAGGGGGAATTAAATAGATTTCATTGCGTCCAGAACCGCCACTGATTAAGGCCGAACCGTCTGGCTTAACAGCGATCGCCATTGGACCAATATTCCCATGACTCTGACGGATTCCTGTGACAAAAGCTTGGCTAGTGAAGGGTTGTAAAATTGATTCAAATTCCGACTGACGACTGGTAGGAACAACGGAGGGAATGAGTTTTTCCGCTTCGGTGAAAAGGGGATTAGTAGAAGGTTGGGGAGTCGGAGAGGGAGGTTTTCCTAAATCTGGAGTAGAAGTGCGATCAAAGTTAGGTAAAGTTCCCAAATTCACTGATGATCCATCATCGGGAGGTTGAATCCCCAATCGGGGTTGTTCTCGATTGCCAGCGCTATCGGTAGCTAGGGCGATAAATTCGTAGTTATGTCCCGCTTCCCCTTGATAAATGGCTGAGGTTTCTGTGGTTTGACGTTGCCAAATTTCCAAGTTACCGCCATCTTTAGCTACATAGACAGTAACGTGTTTAATTCCTGAACCATTGTTATCGTCGATCGCCTTCCAAGTTACCTGATAGTCGGAACTACCTTGACTTAAAGGTTGAACCGTAACCGTTGTAGTGGGGGCTTGTGCATCAAGAAGATAGGATAGAGTTTGAGTATCAAAAGGTGCAGCCGTATTAAAGATTACCCGCGCTTGAGAGGTAATTTCAGTACGAGTATTTACATCAGTTTTCGGTTGAACTGTATAAGCAACAAAACCCTGTCCGATTCCACTAGCATTATTGGGGGAAAGTAAGCCTAAATTGGGATTTTGGACTAATTCGCCTGTGTCAGGATCGATCGCCTGTAATAACCAGGTGGCTGTATTGGAGAGGGGATCTAATCCGCCACTAACTCTTAAAATAAAGCCTTTTGAACGAATAAAATCAAAATCTCCATCAAAACTACCTCTTCCGTTAGGAATATTAACCTGAATATCTCCAATTTTTAAGTCGCCTAGTTGGAAAGTCCGGGGTTCTAAATCGCTATCTAATTGGGTGACAATCCGAATTTCCCCGACTTTTGCAGAAGCAGTGGCCGCATTTTCAAATTGGATGGTATAGGGTAAGGGTTGATTTTGGGGTAGGAAATTTTGCTTGCTGTCACTAACAGGACCTAATAAAATCGCCTGTTGGCTGACAGTTCCGGGCCTATTTAGGAAACCAGTAAAACTTGGTGGGGGAACTGCAACAAATGGAGGTAAATCTAGACGTGCTGATCCTACTTTATTACTAAAAGGAACATAGATATTAAAGGCTTCAAAATGGGTATCTTGAGTGAGTCCTAAATCGTAATCTTGGGGATTAGGAGGTAACTGTTGTCCGATTTTGGTTGAGTTATGTCCATACCACTTGCGGACTTGTTCAAAGAAACTAACTAAATCGCCATTAGTCGTAATGCGATCGCCTTCTGGTCCTGCTAAAATTCCTGTAGCAAGGGTCGCCATTAAACTAATCACTAGGGGATCTTGACGTACAGGTGGGGACTGATTTTCAGGACGTAGTAACCCAGAGGTTTCTAAAGCTGCTAAATAGGCTTTTACCCAAGTATCTGCATTGGCGGCTAAGATAACTAATCCTTGCGATGCACTAGCATCATTTAAAATAGCATTCCTGAGTTTTAAGGCTTCTGCGGTTTGCTGATCGATAAATTCTTGACGGGTTAAAGCAGTTGCACTCGCCAGGATCGAGAATTGGAAAGCTACATCGAAAGGATCTTCTTCACTGAGAGGGTTGTACTGCTTAATATCCCTATAAGTTTGATACAAACCGGGAACAGCTTTATCGAGATCCTCTGGTTTTTCAATTTGTCCTTTGAGATTAGGATACTGTTCTTCTAATGCTAGGCGTAAACCCAGGAAATCTTGGGCTAATAATGCGGAAAGTCCGGGGTAAGTTTGAGCATTAAAAGTTTGACCAATAAAGCCACCTGTCGGTAAATCTAATACATAACCAGGGGCTAAATTTTCCCCCGTGGTATTAATATCAGAAATTAACCTAGCCCAAGGGACATCTTCTAGGTTTTGATTTTCTGGTTGACCCCTGAGATTAGAGTAAAAATTTAGATAGGGGAAATTAAAGACAGTACCATTTTTACCTAACTCTGGAACACCAAATTTGAAGTGAACATAGGGAGTATCAATGTTAGTTAAACTCTTGACAGATACGCCATAAGTTCCCTTATCTCCCGGTGCTAACACGCGAGGACCACCTAACCCAATATCGATGTCAGGTTCAATCGCTCTTTCTATTAAATACCGATAGGGAACAATCGCCTGTTGTCCGTCGGGATTGATAACTTTTACATCATATAAACCATGAAATGCACTGGTCAGATCGAAAATCGCTCTGATTTCGGTACTATCTAATACTTCATAGCGCACAGGTTCATATTCAGCAAATCCGGGACGCACTAACTTAACAATCGCTTTCGGATTAAATTGTGCGCCTTTAATTGTTGTTGTCACATAACGGCTATCCCCTCCCCTGTCTGTTTCTATGTCGGTAATACTGAAGGGAATAGTATCAGCAAATAAGGTGACAGGAGTATTATTTTGTGGTTCTGATTGTCCCCGCACTAAAACATAGTAAGTTCCTGGTTTAGTCGTAGGAATTACTGCTTCTTGATTGGGAATCAATTGTCCCGAATAAGACGCATCATAAACAATTCCAGTGGGTGCATTGTCAAAGCGAACAAATAACTCATTAGCTGCTTCTGTTGCGGTTGAGGTAAGATTGACCTGTAGCGTTTGTCCGAGTCCTACATTGACTCTAAATAATCGTTCTTGTCCCGTATTGAGGGTCGTTTGTAGGGGAACACCTAATTGCAATTCAGGAACCGTTACCGTTATAGTACCTGGGGATGTGGTGCGGTTATTGGCTTCATTTGTTCCTTCATAAACTTGATTAAAAATATCAGGACGGACGATAATTCGATATTGTCCTAATGGTGCAGGTGGTAGGATAGATTGCAGTTTAGAAGTATAGGATTGATTAGAGTTTAATAATCCTTTAAAGCTGCTGCGACCAATTAAAGTGTCGTTGATATC
Encoded here:
- a CDS encoding CARDB domain-containing protein, which gives rise to MVSDTYITGEYIDSQTPLAADGSYTITRNITLPNNIALAGERYLLFVADGSRNQSETNDNNNAQALPITLGYPDLIPSITGAPSNAISGTTIPFQWTVKNQGLFKTPENWKDRVYLSRDNNWDNGDLLLGEFSHSGSLTTNESYRGQLNLNLPIEVSGDRYLILVTDGTNQVTEPSSESNNITTALLQVQLAPYADLRVFDVTAPSLSVGNPVEVTIDWKVDNIGTGTGTVNNWVDRIVASEDNVVGNGDDKILKEFTRTGLLGVGESYFRSETITLPVNFQGHYRLFVQTDAKNTIFENNLKANNAASAPNFFDVVTIPYADLVVSSVTPQTTGSSGQTLSLSWVVTNLSSTNGGNGIGPTNSSSWTDTVSLASDPEGKNIIANLGNFDHSGILALGGNYTRTANVTLPNGLQGNYYLVVNRNTGGVFEFIYNDNNRRISAPVNVSLTPRYEQVVRVTLPSQVTGEWYITPWSDAYDVILEDTRDTNINPDDPNELDNNNYKARPITVLLTPPPDLVVTSVIAPSEGLGGKPFTVKWTVKNEGAGETDKNEWTDRVYLSNTPTISSSSQLLELGNIKHNGKLGKGEIYTGEYTFDLTPPATGNHIIVTTDVYDNIWEGPYGSNNNRSQTTNVTASPADLQVTKIEVLGDNFSGEKTTIKWTVTNQGATVWDGTRYWLDDVYISSDPNITNPNVLRSGGNQPLSFYNNPVTPLKLGSFAYRPIQPLKSGESYTQTQEVTLPPGVGGKYYFYVVTNPQGRDKVWSYWDNDNDREDFRDQVYENPANNIGFLLSPIIYREPDLQVTKVIVPSETPKSGQTIPIKWTVTNLGNRDTRQAQWIDRVYLSSDPSLDGSDRNLGEYWRGSKLAAGDSYQGSLNVTLPDGVEGNFYILVFSDSNIDNSSSAPYNFEYDWRSGIDFDYSPYRELARVPEFRDEGNNITAVPLPINLAVPPDLQVTTINIPERVITGQSFNVTYTVSNKGEGDTPLRQSNWTDLIYLSRDPFLDLQSDRYLGYEDRTGGLTAGNSYSVTKTFRAPSDLTGPFSVFVVTDSPRDNIRGKVFEGNQEGNNATPSTQPLILQLPPPSDLQVENITLPSLEQSGEPITIEWTVNNKGEYKAEGEWTDAVYLSADETWDINDTLIGRSSFKGLLNSNQSYTSKLQSILPPAPLGQYRIIVRPDIFNQVYEGTNEANNRTTSPGTITVTVPELQLGVPLQTTLNTGQERLFRVNVGLGQTLQVNLTSTATEAANELFVRFDNAPTGIVYDASYSGQLIPNQEAVIPTTKPGTYYVLVRGQSEPQNNTPVTLFADTIPFSITDIETDRGGDSRYVTTTIKGAQFNPKAIVKLVRPGFAEYEPVRYEVLDSTEIRAIFDLTSAFHGLYDVKVINPDGQQAIVPYRYLIERAIEPDIDIGLGGPRVLAPGDKGTYGVSVKSLTNIDTPYVHFKFGVPELGKNGTVFNFPYLNFYSNLRGQPENQNLEDVPWARLISDINTTGENLAPGYVLDLPTGGFIGQTFNAQTYPGLSALLAQDFLGLRLALEEQYPNLKGQIEKPEDLDKAVPGLYQTYRDIKQYNPLSEEDPFDVAFQFSILASATALTRQEFIDQQTAEALKLRNAILNDASASQGLVILAANADTWVKAYLAALETSGLLRPENQSPPVRQDPLVISLMATLATGILAGPEGDRITTNGDLVSFFEQVRKWYGHNSTKIGQQLPPNPQDYDLGLTQDTHFEAFNIYVPFSNKVGSARLDLPPFVAVPPPSFTGFLNRPGTVSQQAILLGPVSDSKQNFLPQNQPLPYTIQFENAATASAKVGEIRIVTQLDSDLEPRTFQLGDLKIGDIQVNIPNGRGSFDGDFDFIRSKGFILRVSGGLDPLSNTATWLLQAIDPDTGELVQNPNLGLLSPNNASGIGQGFVAYTVQPKTDVNTRTEITSQARVIFNTAAPFDTQTLSYLLDAQAPTTTVTVQPLSQGSSDYQVTWKAIDDNNGSGIKHVTVYVAKDGGNLEIWQRQTTETSAIYQGEAGHNYEFIALATDSAGNREQPRLGIQPPDDGSSVNLGTLPNFDRTSTPDLGKPPSPTPQPSTNPLFTEAEKLIPSVVPTSRQSEFESILQPFTSQAFVTGIRQSHGNIGPMAIAVKPDGSALISGGSGRNEIYLIPPEGLAGNAGGNLGASLAPLQVLPYPIFDLAFDPQGNLWATTGGNGLLKLNAETGAIVKNYGESITQTLAIDAATGTIYVSAANGVEIFDPTKESFSHFSDIRVGNLAFDNQGNLWGATWPNRGDIIRFDKRGKAQKMLEFNNPVDSLSFGKAGTKLEGLLFISNNSGVKPNTDSQLIMVDVATLRQVSLAKGGSRGDIIKTTADGRILLSQSHQIDVISPLVAPRVAYTNPAPNANLTLPENTITVVFDQDMLVGTATDAASILNPANYQLAGQTVGNLTPLSVIYDPATRSALLNFETLIPDQYELRVENSLRSKAGLAMPEDYISKFTAISDFLPFVNFQFNTPRSDRANQTVSYDVTITSKGDSDLLLPLVLLLDPSRQFTGQPLGATGKNEEGAYLIHLSDSLPNGRLKPGQSITGKVITVKNPDNLRVDFTPGLYALPYPNLAPNFTSSPVINGTAGQPYSYQVKAQDPDGVALAYLLYDGPQGMTLNATTGVINWTPTATSAVETPVTLRVYDSRGGYGTQSFKIKVEGGNHKPILQPLPTQIEGQEGESLQIGIAAIDEDNNPLIFWADNLPGGAVFDGTKGLLTWTPDYEAAGIYENVTFFVSDGLETVSQSTQIRIAPINQAPTLIRPSDRIVREGDKVRLQLTANDPEKAELKYSSNLLPGGAKLDPKTGLFEWTPAYFQAGEFEIPFSVSDGEKTTKQNVKITVFNANAVPVFDEMGTWQIKEGQLLYIQAFAFDPDNPSFALPFRLPDGSLTPLEGSEASVTYTVSTLPNGGTFDTDTATLKWTPNFTSVGNYTITVTATDDGNGTGNKASASINIPIRVENTNRIPEITPIGNKTLQQGEVLEIPIQVTDPDGNPIVITAQGLPGFGIPSFATFTDNKDGTGLLRFAPSIADDSGDYTITLKVSDDGDGGKSAVQSQEYTFIVSVAAQNDSPRLSRISDKVAVVGTPLQFEIEANDKNQDSLSFSAIGLPTGATLTSSNIYGKAEFSWTPTASSLGSYPITIKVTDSGNGDSNKILSDQKAFNLVVRNSNQNPVLAPITSQTIDEGKT